The genome window AGATGAGAACAAAATGGTCCATGAAAAGCAATCGGTTGACAAAACGTCTGGCCGTGCTGTCCATGTCTGCCTTAATGGTTGCTGCCCTGGCGGCATGTGGAGACTCTTCCACTCCTCCTACTGCAGAAGAAGCAGGCAAATATGAGGTAACGCCTGGAGATCCGTTCAGTGCCTATAAAGACGAAATTACCGTCACCATGGGACGAGTAACCACAGCCAATCCGAAACTGCCGAGTGGTGATACCTATGAGAATAACGCGTATACTCGGCTGGTCAAAGACACGTTTAACGCTCAGATTTCAGATCAATTTGAAGCCAATGGCGAAGATTATAGCCGTCAGGTTTCGCTCGCCATCGCATCCGGGGAATTGCCAGACATGATGCGTGTTGATTCCAAAGATGAATTAAAAGAGCTGGTGGATAATGATCTGATTGAGGATCTGACAACCATATATGATCAATATGCTACGGATAATATCAAGCAGATATACGATTCCTATGATGGCCGTGCATTAGAAAATGCGACGATTGACGGACGTTTAATGGGACTTCCGGCGACTTCTCTGGATTCTGCACCCACGATGGTTTGGGTTCGTCAGGATTGGTTGGATCTGCTCGGGATTCAACTTGATGCAGACGGAGACGGTGCCATCTCGCTCGATGAAGTAGAGAAAACGGCACAGGAATTCCTGGAAAGAGACCCTGGCCAATCCGGAAACCCGGTAGGTATCCCCTTTGTGAACACGATGAATACAACAGATTACAATGGCTCTGCATATACGATGCTGGGTGTGGCCTCAACCGAAGGAGCCTTCCCGCAATATTGGATGAATGGTGAAGACGGCAAAATCGTGTATGGTTCCACGACAGAAGCAACGAAGAAGATGCTCGGTATCATGGCGGATTGGTTCAAGAATGGGATCATTGACCCGCAATTTGGAACCCGCACGTTTGACGATATTACCGCACTCTACGCCAATGGCCAAAGCGGTATTGCTTTTGGACCGTGGCATATCCCTGACTGGGGACTGATCAGTGCCAAACAGATGGATAAAAATGCGAAATTCTCGGCTTATACGCTGGAGGACGCAAGTGGCAAAGTTAACGTGGCGCATGCCAATCCATCCAATCAGTTTATCGTGGTGAGAAAGGGATATGAACACCCTGAACTGGCCGTTAAGATTCTTAACCTGTTCTACGATAAACTGGCCAATGATAAAGATGCCGCTACAACCATGCCGGAAGCTGCCAAGTACCAGGAGACCGGGGTAGACGGATCTACGAGACCTTTTAATATCGAAGTCAACTCGGCTACATCGCTGCTGGATGATTACTCTGACGTTGTTCGTGGGATCAAAGGTGAGATTGGTTTGGATGAGGTTCGAACAACCGAATCGAAAAACAATATCGGCAGCATCAAAACTTATTTGAGCGACATGGATACGGATGATGTGACTGCTTGGTCCAAATATCATTCACGGATCAACGGTGTTGGACTAATCGACAAACTGACACAGGAAAAGAAATTCGAATGGATGACACCTGCTTTCTCTGGAACCACAGCAAGCATGAAACAGACGTGGGCCAATCTGACGAAGCTCGAACAGGAATCGTTTATCAAAATTATAACGGGTTCAGAACCTTTGGATTACTTCGATACATTCGTGAATAACTGGAAAAAACAAGGCGGTGATCAAGTCATTCAGGAAATTGAGGACGAGATCGCATCCAAACAATAACATCTATGAACAGTAGCGGGGCTGCGATACGCAGCCTTTCTTCAACGAAAGGGGTTCATTCATGAAACAGGGAAATATGAAAGCGAGAGGCCGGCTTGGCCCAGGTGCCATGTACCATATGATGATGCTGCCAGGCATTTTGTTTTTGCTGGTATTCAGCTATGTTCCAATGGTCGGCATCATTACGGCTTTTCAGGACTATATACCGGCCAAAGGCATGTTTGGCTCTGAATTTGTAGGGCTGAAACATTTTACTTATATGTTCAAGCTGCCGGATATCGCGCAAGTCGTCAGCAATACGTTGGTGATAGCGATTGGCAAGATTTTGCTTGGAACGATGATGGCCATCATTTTTTCCGTGTTGTTAAATGAAATTCGTGTCAAATACGTTAAAAAATCGGTGCAGACGATCGTTTATCTACCGCACTTTCTATCCTGGGTTGTACTGGCATCGGTCGTTGTCAACATGTTCAGTTTGGATGGCATTGTGAATCAAATGCTCGCGTTCTTTGGCCTGGAAAATATTAATTTTCTTGGCAGCAACACCTGGTTCCAGCCACTGATTATCGGTACAGATGTATGGAAAGAGTTTGGTTACAGTTCCATCGTGTATTTGGCTGCGATCACGTCGATTGATCCCGGTCTGTATGAAGCGGCAGGTATGGATGGAGCCAGTTGGTGGAGAAAAGTATGGCATATCACCTTACCAGGCATGCTGCCTATTATTCTGCTCATGGGCGTAATGAGCCTGACCAACATTTTGAGCGCCGGTTTCGATCAAGTTTATAATCTGTATAATCCGGTTGTCTATGAGTCGGGCGATATTCTGGACACCTATGTTTATCGAATTGGTCTCGTTGGGCGACAGTATAGCTTCGGTACGGCTGTTGGCTTGTTTAAGTCCGTAATCGGTATTGTTTTGCTGATGTCTGCCAACCAGTTGGCCAAAAAATATACGGATCGAAAAATATTCTAAGGAGGCCAAACCTGTGTCCTATTCAGCAAGCTTCAAAGATCGAATTGGCCGGTTTGTCATCTATGCCATTGTGATTATGCTGGCATTGATCTGCCTTCTTCCGTTATGGAATATCGTTGCCATATCATTCAGCAGCAGCGAGGCGGTATCTGCCAATGCAGTAGGTCTCGTTCCGGTCAATTTTACAACAGCAGCGTATACCAAAATTATCGATGATGCTCAGTTTTGGCGTTCCTTTGGCATATCTGTTCTACGTGTCGCACTTGCCCTTGTGCTTAATATGATTCTGATTATTTTGATGGCTTATCCGTTATCCAAATCGAAGCGGGAATTCAAAGGCAGAAACATTTATATGAATATCATGATTTTTGCCATGTTGTTCAGTGGAGGTATGATTCCGACTTACCTGTTGATCAAAAACCTGGATATGCTAAATACGATATGGGCACTTGTTCTGCCAGGCGCTGTTCCGATTTTCAGTGTCATCCTCGTGATGAACTTCTTCTCTGCTGTACCTAAAGCGCTTGAAGAAGCAGCATTCATTGATGGGGCCAATCCGCTTCAAGTCTTGTTCAAAGTGTATGTTCCCGTGTCCATTCCAGCGCTGGCGACAGTTGCCTTGTTCAGTATTGTGGGGACATGGAATGACTTCTTCAGCGGTCTGATCTATATGACCAAAGTCAGCAATTATCCGCTAATGACCTATATTCAATCCCTTAACGTGAATATTGCCGATTTGCTTCAAGCCGGTACGAATTCCAGCGAGCTCAGCAACCTGACTGAAATTTCGAACAAAAACCTGAACGCAGCCAAAATCGTAGTTGCTGTTATCCCGCTGTTGCTGATTTATCCGTTACTGCAAAAATACTTTGTGACTGGTATTGTCGTCGGATCGGTCAAAGAATAACGTTAAGGAGGTTCAATGAACATGGAAAATAAAAAATGGTGGAAAGAAACCGTTGTGTATCAAATATATCCACGGAGTTTTCAAGATAGTAACGGAGATGGCATCGGCGACTTGAAGGGCATTGTATCCCGATTGGATTATTTGCAGGAACTCGGCATTGGTGCGATCTGGTTATCACCTGTGTGCAAGTCCCCTCAGGATGATTACGGTTATGATATTTCAGATTATCAGGATATTGATCCGATGTTTGGGTCTTTGGAAGATATGGAAACGTTAATTCTTGAAGCGAAGAAACGAGATATTCGGATCATCATGGATCTGGTGTTGAACCATACATCAGATGAACACCCCTGGTTCCAAGAAGCCAAAAAAGGCAAAGACAATCCGTACCATGACTATTACGTCTGGAGAGATGGTGTTGAAGGAACGGCTCCGAACGACTTGGGTTCAACCTTCGGTGGTTCAGCTTGGGAATGGGTGCCTGAGATCGGGCAATATTATTTACATCTATTTTCCGTCAAACAGCCAGATCTCAACTGGGAAAACCCGAAAGTCCGGCAGGAGATATACAACATGATCAATTGGTGGATCGACAAGGGTGTTGGTGGTTTCCGACTTGACGTTATCGACTTAATTGGCAAAGAACCGGATGCAAAGATTACGGGCAACGGACCGAATCTGCATAAATATATCAGGGAACTAAGCAAGGAGACGTTCCAAAACGCGGAAGACCTTCTGACCGTAGGCGAGACATGGGGCGCCACTCCGGAAATCGCCAAACTGTACAGCAACCCGGACGGCAGCGAGTTTTCAATGGTATTCCAATTTGAACACATCAGTCTGGATGAACAAGAAGGCAAAGGAAAGTGGGCTCTTAAACCTTTGGATGTGTTGGAATTGAAAAAAGTGCTGTCCAAATGGCAGACGGAGCTAGGGGGCGAAGCCTGGAACAGTTTGTTCTGGAACAACCACGATCTGCCCCGAATTGTCTCACGTTGGGGGAACGATGGCGAATTCAGGATCGAATCGGCTAAAATGTTGGCTACCCTTCTTCATGGCATGCAAGGCACGCCTTATATTTATCAGGGTGAAGAATTGGGTATGACGAATGTACAATATGCGATTGAGGATTATCGAGATATTGAATTGCTGAACTTTTATAAGGAAAGAATGGGGAGAGGTTATCCTGAAAGCAGCGTGATGGAGTCAATCTACGCCAAGGGCCGCGATAACGCACGAACACCCATGCAGTGGGATACTTCTGATAACGCAGGTTTTACACGAGGGGAACCCTGGATTAAGGTAAATCCGAATTATAAGCATATCCATGCCGAGCAAAGTTTGAATAACCCCGAATCCATATTCCATTATTACCGGAAGTTGATTCAACTTAGAAAAGACCATGAAGTCATTGTATATGGTGATTATGAGCTGATCTTTCCAGAAAACCCAGACGTGTTTGCCTATACCCGCACGTTGAATGGTACTACGATTATGGTGGTGTGCAATTTCGAGGGCGATACAACCGAACTTTCGCTTCAGGAGCATTTAACAAAGTCCAATCAGCTTCTGATATCCAATTATACAGGTGAGCTCTCCGAGAGCATATTACGTCCATATGAAGCAAGAATGTACCTTATGCATGCGTAAAGCATACTACGTAATATGTTATATAATTGTCAGTTCTCAAGAAAGAAGGATTATATTCAATGAAAAGAGTATGGTGGAAAGAAGCAGTAGCCTATCAAATCTATCCGAGAAGTTTTATGGATTCCAACGGAGATGGTGTTGGTGATATTCAGGGGATCATATCCAAGCTGGATTATATCCAAGATCTCGGTATTGATCTGATCTGGATCTGCCCAATGTATAAGTCACCCAACGATGATAATGGTTATGATATCAGTGATTATTGTTCCATTATGGATGAATTCGGCACGATGGCAGACTTTGACCAATTACTGCATGAAGTGCATCACCGCGGCATGAAACTTATTATGGACTTGGTGATTAATCATACAAGTGACGAACACCCGTGGTTTATTGAATCCAGAGCTTCGCTGGATAACCCCAAACGAGACTGGTACATCTGGAGAGATGGGAAGAACGGAGAGGAACCGAATAACTGGGAGAGCATCTTTGGCGGTTCTGCCTGGGAATATGATGAAGTCTCCGGACAGTACTATCTCCATCTGTTCTCCAAAAAACAACCGGATTTGAATTGGGCTAATAAAGATGTTCGTAAATCCATATATGAAATGATGAATTGGTGGCTGGATAAAGGGATTGATGGGTTCCGTGTGGATGCCATTAGCCATATTCACAAGGAAGAGGGCCTCTTGGACATGCCTGTTAAAGAAGGCTTCAAATACATCTCTTCTTTTGAAAAACATATGAATGTGAAGGGAATCCAGAGTTATCTGCAAGAAATGAAAGAGAATACATTGTCCAGATATGACGTCGTGGCTGTTGGGGAAGCGAACGGAGTAAAGGTAGAGGACCAGGAAGATCTGCTGGATTGGATCTGTGAAGTCAGAGGGAAATTTAATATGGTTTTCCAATTCGAACATCTAGACCTTTGGAAAAACAGTACGGACAGAGAACTGGATATCCCCAAATTGAAAAACGTCTTGACCAAGTGGCAGAAATCCCTAGAAAACGTCGGTTGGAATGCATTGTTTATTGAAAATCATGATCAGCCCCGCAAAGTTTCATCTTGGGGAAATGACAGTGCGTATTGGTATGAAAGTGCCACTGCGCTTGGTGCCATGTACTTCTTCATGCAAGGCACACCTTTCATATATCAAGGGCAAGAAATAGGCATGACCAACGTGGCTTACCCTTCCATAGAAGATTATAACGACATCGCCGATCGGAATATGTATCAGATTAAAAGTGAAGAGGGGATGTCTCATGAAGAGATCATGAACATCATCTGGGCTTCAAGTCGTGATAATTCCAGAACGCCGATGCAGTGGTCTTCGTCCAAAGAGGCCGGGTTTACCACCGGTACGCCATGGTTAAAAGTGAATAACAACTACGTCAATATTAATGTAGAGAAACAACTTCAGGAACCACGTTCCATCCTTCACTTTTATAAACGAATGATTCAGCTGCGAAAAAAACACGATACGTTGACTTACGGTATCTATGAACTTCTTATGCCGGATCATCCGAGTGTATATGCATATACACGTACACTGGCAGACCAACAGGTGCTGGTTGTCATCAATCTAACCGAACATATCGTGGAGCTTGAGGAAGATGAGCTTGGCCTCAACTTCTCGGAGATCTGGCTTACCAACTATGAGAGTGGCATGCTGCGACTGGTGTTGCGACCGTTCGAAACAATCGTTGGTTTAAGCGATAACGTATAAGCAGGAAACGTAAAAAGCGTCTATATCATGTTCTGAATGATATAGACGCTTTTTAATTGTTGTGTGGCGGGAGTATCGGAATTCACCAATAATTAACCATTACATTGGTTAGCCACATGAAATTCAGCGGAGAAAGTTAGTTTTATTGATGGAGAACATCCGCATATTCGGAGATACGTTCGAAACGTCCCTTGGCAAAAGGGCATAAAGGTAAAATCTTAATATCGTTTTCCCGCGCATATTCAACCATAGCTTTGATAAGTTCATCCCCAAGCCCTTGTCCCCGATATGCATTTTCAACCAATGTGTGATCAATAATGTATAGTTCTGGACTTGAAATTACATACGTCATTACCGCAGCAATGTCGCCGTTATCATGAATAAGAAATCTCTTATTGGCAACTTCATGTTCTACATTATGCATGTTCATCCTCTTTCTTTGTTGAGTCTTCATCGTTCAGAAGCTTGTACGTCAATGCTCCGCTTGGACATGTGTCGATATGACGGGCAATGGCCTCCGAAGTCTCACCATCAGGATCAACCCAAGGACGCTTGCTCAAATCAAACACAGCAGGGAGGCCCTTTACGCAAATACCTGAATGAATGCAGACATCCGAATTAAACATGACCTCGATATCCTTACCGTAGTATAGCTTTTGTTTACTCATAATTACTCACATCTTTCACGGTTGAGTTTTGTTTACATATCTATAGTTCAGTCTTACCTGGCAAGCAGTATTCTGCCTGGCTTTCGATGTCCGAATTATAAATGAGGAATCCTTAATTAGTCAACGTGACAAAACTCCTATTACGTTGGGGGATTTGATTTAGTGACCTCAATCTGAAATTGATCGGAATAGGATTTGAGGTTGCCAGCAAGGCCAGCGAGCTGCCCGGAGATGTCCGACAGTTCACTCGCGGATCGCTGCTGCTCCACAGCACTGGCCGTGACTTCTTCAGCCATGGCTGAAGTTTCCTCGGTTGCAGACGCGATATAGCTCAGGTGCTGTTCCACCTCCTGTCGAATGGAATGCATATCCATCGTCCGGTTTTCCAAACGCTGAGCAAGCTCATGCACTTCAGTCGATAATTGGCTAACCTGTCGGAACGCCTGAAGACAATCCGCGATCTGTGCTTCCTGTTCCTTGACCGCCACCATGTTCGCTTCAAAATGACTGCCCATCCGGTGGGTTTCTTGGACAAATGAACTCAGAATCACATCAATCTCCTGGATGGAACGTTCGGACTGTTGAGCAAGCAGTCCCATTTCACCAGCAACGACCGCAAAACCTTTACCTGCCTCACCAGCACGAGCTGCCTCGATTGAAGCATTTAGCGATAAGATCTGGGTTTGTTTCAGGATGTTGTGGATTTGTCCACTAATGGAGGAAGCGAGTTCCGATTGAGTGGTTAGGGACCTGGAAATTTCCTGCTGATGCTCAACCCGCTTGGCATTCTCCCGGCCTTTCTCAAGCAGAACCTCATGTTCACGTGTAACTTGTACTTGTACGGCAGACAGCTGCTCTGAAGTATGAGTAAACTGTTGCACGTAAGAACCTACTTCATCCATAATTTTGCCGAGATTCTCCGAATGCTGGACGGAATGTTCGGTTTCTTCTGCCTGTTTCATGGAGCCTATAGCAATTTCCTCGATTGCTCTGGAGAGTTCTTCAGTCTGACGCTGATTCGTCTGAGCCGTTTCCGCAATATTGGCCGAGGACTTCTGCAGCGTATTCGAACCTTGTTGTATTCCCATCAGGATGTTTGTCAATTGGGCAACCATGACGTTAATCAGATCACTGATGTCACCGAGCTGATCGTTGGTCATATGTGTGGATACTACTTTGAGATTCCCATCCGCAACCTGTTCCAGACTTGACTTAATATCCCGTACTTGTCTGAGGATACCTCTTACCACCAATAACATCATGACCAGCGATAGAATCAATACAACCGCGAAAATCGGTATAATGGTTCGATAGGCATTATTCACGGAGATCGAGGAGACTTGATTCACCGCCCCAGCAGATATATCGATTCCCAAATAGCCAATAATCGCACCTTGTGAATCCTTGATTGGTGTAAAAGAGGACAGTAGCTGTCCCCAGGTTGGATCGTCTACAATACCTGTTGTCACGACTTCACCGCTTACTAAACGTTCCTGAATCTGGGGGTTGAATTCCATGGCAGTCCCGTATGGGCTATATTCCGTATCGTCCCAATCCGCTCCATCCACAGTGTAGATCCATCCGTCCGACGTTTTTTCATACATATAAACATATAAGGCTCCCGATTGAAGCCTAACTTTAACAAGTTCGTCTCTAAGACTTTTGTATTCGCTGCTCTCCTCTGAAGCAGTAGAGGATAATGTCTTGAGTAATTCAGATTCCTTGCCTAGTTGAGAGGCAGTATTCACTGCCAACTGTTGATTGTTATGCTGCATGGTCATTAGTGAAGCATTTTTACTGGAATCGATCGTGGTCCACATGATTAGACCGCCCATGGTCAGTAGTGGAACCAGAATGATTAAATACAGCTTGAACCTTAAATCCATCTTTTTTTTGCGAGTCTGTCTCACGTTCTGCTCCCCCTTGGATGTAATAAAGCAATATGGTTTATTTGTATAACCCCATACTATTTATCGTAACATTGAAGAGGGAAATGAAGACTAAATCTAAATTTGTATATACATATAGGTTACAGGTGAGAAAACGGGAGCCATATTCATGTTAAGTTTTATTCAATTGAGGTGAACATATAGAAAGTATTCGAATCTGGGAGTGAGAGGAAGGGCTACAAATGGATTGTGCTTGATGGTAAACAGTGTTACTCTAAAAGTCTGTGTTCGACAAATTATTTAATGATGATCACCAATTTAGGTATAAAGAAAGGTAACATGATGATAAAAGTTGATAACCTATCCTTCTCGTTCCCGCAAAAGGAACTATATCAAGACATTTCATTTACGCTTGAAGAGGCACAACATTGTGCTTTCATAGGAACAAGTGGCAGTGGGAAAAGTACACTGATCGATATATTGATGGATCCGGAAAGATATTTGTTCGATGGCAAGTTAGAGATAGACCCCGATTGCAAAATCGGGTATGTGAGTCAGTTCTCGCAAGTCGATAACACGAAAGAAATGACTGTTTTTGAATATATCGGAGAAGAATTCATCAAGATACAAGATGAAATCACAGCCCTTTATGCGGAAATGGCAACTACATCGGATATGGATTCGCTGATGGATAAAGTTCAATTGGCTTTGGATGCCTTCCAGGCCATGGACGGGGATAATTTCGAAAACACCATTAATAAACAGCTAAATCTGGCTAACCTCATGAAGCTAAAAGACCTTGATGTATCCGAATTAAGCGGCGGGGAATTCAAACTTATTCAAGTAATGAAGGAAATGCTGAATCGTCCAGACTTAATGATCATGGACGAACCCGATGTATTTTTAGACTTTGAAAACCTGAACGCACTTAAAAAATTGATTAATACCCACAAAGGTATGCTGCTCGTTGTTACG of Paenibacillus sp. FSL R5-0517 contains these proteins:
- a CDS encoding extracellular solute-binding protein; this encodes MRTKWSMKSNRLTKRLAVLSMSALMVAALAACGDSSTPPTAEEAGKYEVTPGDPFSAYKDEITVTMGRVTTANPKLPSGDTYENNAYTRLVKDTFNAQISDQFEANGEDYSRQVSLAIASGELPDMMRVDSKDELKELVDNDLIEDLTTIYDQYATDNIKQIYDSYDGRALENATIDGRLMGLPATSLDSAPTMVWVRQDWLDLLGIQLDADGDGAISLDEVEKTAQEFLERDPGQSGNPVGIPFVNTMNTTDYNGSAYTMLGVASTEGAFPQYWMNGEDGKIVYGSTTEATKKMLGIMADWFKNGIIDPQFGTRTFDDITALYANGQSGIAFGPWHIPDWGLISAKQMDKNAKFSAYTLEDASGKVNVAHANPSNQFIVVRKGYEHPELAVKILNLFYDKLANDKDAATTMPEAAKYQETGVDGSTRPFNIEVNSATSLLDDYSDVVRGIKGEIGLDEVRTTESKNNIGSIKTYLSDMDTDDVTAWSKYHSRINGVGLIDKLTQEKKFEWMTPAFSGTTASMKQTWANLTKLEQESFIKIITGSEPLDYFDTFVNNWKKQGGDQVIQEIEDEIASKQ
- a CDS encoding ABC transporter permease subunit, whose protein sequence is MKQGNMKARGRLGPGAMYHMMMLPGILFLLVFSYVPMVGIITAFQDYIPAKGMFGSEFVGLKHFTYMFKLPDIAQVVSNTLVIAIGKILLGTMMAIIFSVLLNEIRVKYVKKSVQTIVYLPHFLSWVVLASVVVNMFSLDGIVNQMLAFFGLENINFLGSNTWFQPLIIGTDVWKEFGYSSIVYLAAITSIDPGLYEAAGMDGASWWRKVWHITLPGMLPIILLMGVMSLTNILSAGFDQVYNLYNPVVYESGDILDTYVYRIGLVGRQYSFGTAVGLFKSVIGIVLLMSANQLAKKYTDRKIF
- a CDS encoding carbohydrate ABC transporter permease, with the protein product MSYSASFKDRIGRFVIYAIVIMLALICLLPLWNIVAISFSSSEAVSANAVGLVPVNFTTAAYTKIIDDAQFWRSFGISVLRVALALVLNMILIILMAYPLSKSKREFKGRNIYMNIMIFAMLFSGGMIPTYLLIKNLDMLNTIWALVLPGAVPIFSVILVMNFFSAVPKALEEAAFIDGANPLQVLFKVYVPVSIPALATVALFSIVGTWNDFFSGLIYMTKVSNYPLMTYIQSLNVNIADLLQAGTNSSELSNLTEISNKNLNAAKIVVAVIPLLLIYPLLQKYFVTGIVVGSVKE
- a CDS encoding alpha-glucosidase — its product is MENKKWWKETVVYQIYPRSFQDSNGDGIGDLKGIVSRLDYLQELGIGAIWLSPVCKSPQDDYGYDISDYQDIDPMFGSLEDMETLILEAKKRDIRIIMDLVLNHTSDEHPWFQEAKKGKDNPYHDYYVWRDGVEGTAPNDLGSTFGGSAWEWVPEIGQYYLHLFSVKQPDLNWENPKVRQEIYNMINWWIDKGVGGFRLDVIDLIGKEPDAKITGNGPNLHKYIRELSKETFQNAEDLLTVGETWGATPEIAKLYSNPDGSEFSMVFQFEHISLDEQEGKGKWALKPLDVLELKKVLSKWQTELGGEAWNSLFWNNHDLPRIVSRWGNDGEFRIESAKMLATLLHGMQGTPYIYQGEELGMTNVQYAIEDYRDIELLNFYKERMGRGYPESSVMESIYAKGRDNARTPMQWDTSDNAGFTRGEPWIKVNPNYKHIHAEQSLNNPESIFHYYRKLIQLRKDHEVIVYGDYELIFPENPDVFAYTRTLNGTTIMVVCNFEGDTTELSLQEHLTKSNQLLISNYTGELSESILRPYEARMYLMHA
- a CDS encoding alpha-glucosidase — protein: MKRVWWKEAVAYQIYPRSFMDSNGDGVGDIQGIISKLDYIQDLGIDLIWICPMYKSPNDDNGYDISDYCSIMDEFGTMADFDQLLHEVHHRGMKLIMDLVINHTSDEHPWFIESRASLDNPKRDWYIWRDGKNGEEPNNWESIFGGSAWEYDEVSGQYYLHLFSKKQPDLNWANKDVRKSIYEMMNWWLDKGIDGFRVDAISHIHKEEGLLDMPVKEGFKYISSFEKHMNVKGIQSYLQEMKENTLSRYDVVAVGEANGVKVEDQEDLLDWICEVRGKFNMVFQFEHLDLWKNSTDRELDIPKLKNVLTKWQKSLENVGWNALFIENHDQPRKVSSWGNDSAYWYESATALGAMYFFMQGTPFIYQGQEIGMTNVAYPSIEDYNDIADRNMYQIKSEEGMSHEEIMNIIWASSRDNSRTPMQWSSSKEAGFTTGTPWLKVNNNYVNINVEKQLQEPRSILHFYKRMIQLRKKHDTLTYGIYELLMPDHPSVYAYTRTLADQQVLVVINLTEHIVELEEDELGLNFSEIWLTNYESGMLRLVLRPFETIVGLSDNV
- a CDS encoding GNAT family N-acetyltransferase, which codes for MHNVEHEVANKRFLIHDNGDIAAVMTYVISSPELYIIDHTLVENAYRGQGLGDELIKAMVEYARENDIKILPLCPFAKGRFERISEYADVLHQ
- a CDS encoding (4Fe-4S)-binding protein gives rise to the protein MSKQKLYYGKDIEVMFNSDVCIHSGICVKGLPAVFDLSKRPWVDPDGETSEAIARHIDTCPSGALTYKLLNDEDSTKKEDEHA
- a CDS encoding methyl-accepting chemotaxis protein, which encodes MRQTRKKKMDLRFKLYLIILVPLLTMGGLIMWTTIDSSKNASLMTMQHNNQQLAVNTASQLGKESELLKTLSSTASEESSEYKSLRDELVKVRLQSGALYVYMYEKTSDGWIYTVDGADWDDTEYSPYGTAMEFNPQIQERLVSGEVVTTGIVDDPTWGQLLSSFTPIKDSQGAIIGYLGIDISAGAVNQVSSISVNNAYRTIIPIFAVVLILSLVMMLLVVRGILRQVRDIKSSLEQVADGNLKVVSTHMTNDQLGDISDLINVMVAQLTNILMGIQQGSNTLQKSSANIAETAQTNQRQTEELSRAIEEIAIGSMKQAEETEHSVQHSENLGKIMDEVGSYVQQFTHTSEQLSAVQVQVTREHEVLLEKGRENAKRVEHQQEISRSLTTQSELASSISGQIHNILKQTQILSLNASIEAARAGEAGKGFAVVAGEMGLLAQQSERSIQEIDVILSSFVQETHRMGSHFEANMVAVKEQEAQIADCLQAFRQVSQLSTEVHELAQRLENRTMDMHSIRQEVEQHLSYIASATEETSAMAEEVTASAVEQQRSASELSDISGQLAGLAGNLKSYSDQFQIEVTKSNPPT